The following coding sequences lie in one Populus nigra chromosome 15, ddPopNigr1.1, whole genome shotgun sequence genomic window:
- the LOC133674874 gene encoding BTB/POZ domain-containing protein At2g24240-like: MKIPKDRVRFNVGGRIFETTSTTLANAGRNSFFGALFSENWTLKQPNTDSFSNCEFFIDRNPDCFSVLLDLLRTGDLNIPPNVSERHIYREASFYGLLDHVRSAKWGQFDGNRLRHSRSVTGRAPGDGTAIRAGPDGGCCVAHGSVVHVYDWIMEEHPPLNLDYQRVNDVAWVDSENIIISACERLGRGDGGMGLFSKSTGELRYKFQVCHENQVKSFTAGALSTSSDYKIFSSCKGRSNEYGVGVWDQVTGKQIDFLYESPGWSLGDADKLQWLNGSNCLLVATLFPRKDNCYISMLDFRDKRMVWSWSDFGAPITVDEKRVRDAIAMEDSNAICVVNEYEDLGFMDLRMNGGSVRWSSRSRMMKGKLSDEPCYPKLALHGGQLFSSMDDCISVFCGPDWVLTSRLRQGYGGSICDFSIGGDRLFALHSEENVFDVWETPPPPIS; encoded by the coding sequence ATGAAAATCCCCAAAGACAGAGTTAGATTCAATGTAGGAGGCAGAATCTTTGAGACGACCTCAACAACGTTAGCAAATGCAGGAAGAAACTCCTTTTTTGGTGCATTGTTTAGTGAAAACTGGACCTTAAAACAACCAAATACTGACTCATTTTCCAATTGTGAATTCTTCATTGACAGAAACCCTGATTGTTTCTCTGTTCTCCTTGATCTTCTTCGCACCGGCGACCTCAATATCCCTCCTAACGTCTCTGAAAGACATATCTACAGAGAGGCCTCCTTTTATGGTTTATTAGACCATGTAAGATCAGCGAAATGGGGCCAATTTGATGGCAACAGGCTCCGCCATTCGCGTTCTGTTACGGGGAGGGCACCAGGGGATGGGACCGCGATTCGTGCTGGTCCTGATGGTGGGTGCTGCGTGGCTCATGGAAGCGTCGTTCATGTTTATGATTGGATTATGGAAGAGCACCCTCCATTGAATCTTGATTATCAAAGAGTCAATGATGTTGCCTGGGTTGATAGTGAGAACATAATTATTAGTGCCTGTGAGAGATTAGGCCGCGGAGACGGAGGGATGGGGTTGTTTAGTAAGAGTACAGGAGAATTGAGGTATAAGTTTCAGGTGTGCCATGAGAATCAAGTGAAGAGTTTCACAGCCGGGGCTTTAAGTACTAGTTCAGATTATAAGATATTTAGTAGTTGTAAAGGAAGGAGTAATGAGTATGGGGTTGGAGTTTGGGATCAGGTTACTGGAAAACAGATTGATTTCCTTTACGAGAGTCCAGGTTGGTCATTAGGCGATGCTGACAAGTTGCAATGGTTGAATGGGAGCAATTGTTTGTTGGTGGCCACTTTGTTTCCTAGGAAAGATAACTGTTACATTAGTATGTTGGATTTTAGGGATAAGAGAATGGTGTGGTCCTGGTCTGATTTTGGTGCTCCTATAACTGTGGACGAGAAGCGAGTTCGAGATGCTATAGCTATGGAGGATAGTAATGCTATTTGCGTGGTGAATGAGTACGAGGATTTGGGATTTATGGATTTGAGAATGAATGGAGGGAGTGTGAGGTGGAGCTCAAGAAGTCGGATGATGAAGGGGAAACTGTCTGATGAGCCTTGTTATCCCAAGCTGGCATTACATGGGGGGCAGCTGTTTTCATCTATGGATGACTGCATTTCTGTGTTTTGTGGTCCTGACTGGGTTTTGACATCTAGGCTTCGTCAGGGTTATGGAGGTTCAATCTGTGACTTTTCGATTGGTGGGGATCGGCTCTTTGCGCTTCACAGTGAGGAAAATGTATTTGATGTATGGGAGACTCCACCCCCACCAATTTCATGA